Proteins encoded by one window of Camelus bactrianus isolate YW-2024 breed Bactrian camel chromosome 9, ASM4877302v1, whole genome shotgun sequence:
- the CKM gene encoding creatine kinase M-type, giving the protein MPFGNTHNKYKLNYKSEEEYPDLSKHNNHMAKALTPEIYKKLRDKETPSGFTLDDVIQTGVDNPGHPFIMTVGCVAGDEESYVVFKDLFDPIIQDRHGGYKPTDKHKTDLNHENLKGGDDLDPNYVISSRVRTGRSIKGYTLPPHCSRGERRAVEKLSVEALNSLTGEFKGKYYPLKSMTEKEQQQLIDDHFLFDKPVSPLLLASGMARDWPDARGIWHNDNKSFLVWVNEEDHLRVISMEKGGNMKEVFRRFCVGLQKIEEIFKKAGHPFMWNEHLGYVLTCPSNLGTGLRGGVHVKLAHLSKHPKFEEILTRLRLQKRGTGGVDTAAVGSVFDVSNADRLGSSEVEQVQLVVDGVKLMVEMEKKLEKGQSIDDMIPAQK; this is encoded by the exons ATGCCGTTCGGCAACACCCACAACAAGTACAAGCTGAACTACAAGTCTGAGGAGGAGTACCCAGACCTCAGCAAGCACAACAACCACATGGCCAAGGCGCTGACCCCTGAGATTTACAAGAAGCTGCGAGACAAGGAGACTCCATCTGGCTTCACTCTGGACGATGTCATCCAGACAGGTGTGGACAACCCAG GTCACCCCTTCATCATGACTGTGGGCTGTGTGGCTGGTGACGAGGAGTCCTACGTGGTTTTCAAGGACCTCTTCGACCCCATCATCCAGGACCGGCACGGGGGCTACAAACCCACCGACAAGCATAAGACCGACCTCAACCATGAGAACCTCAAG GGTGGAGATGACCTGGACCCCAACTATGTGATCAGCAGCCGTGTCCGCACGGGCCGCAGCATCAAGGGCTACACGCTGCCCCCGCACTGCTCCCGCGGTGAGCGCAGGGCGGTGGAGAAACTCTCCGTGGAAG CCCTCAACAGCCTGACGGGAGAGTTCAAGGGGAAGTACTATCCCCTGAAGAGCATGACAGAGAAGGAGCAGCAACAGCTCATCGACGACCACTTCCTGTTCGACAAGCCCGTGTCCCCGCTGCTGCTGGCCTCAGGCATGGCCCGAGACTGGCCTGATGCCCGTGGCATCTG GCACAATGACAACAAGAGCTTCCTGGTGTGGGTGAACGAGGAGGACCACCTCCGAGTCATCTCCATGGAGAAGGGGGGCAACATGAAGGAAGTTTTCCGTCGATTCTGCGTGGGGCTGCAGAAG ATTGAGGAGATCTTCAAGAAAGCCGGCCACCCCTTCATGTGGAACGAGCACCTGGGCTACGTGCTCACCTGCCCATCTAACCTGGGCACCGGGCTGCGTGGAGGCGTGCATGTAAAGCTGGCACACCTGAGCAAGCATCCCAAGTTCGAGGAGATCCTCACTCGTCTGCGCCTGCAGAAGCGGGGCACAG GTGGCGTGGACACAGCTGCCGTGGGCTCAGTGTTCGACGTGTCCAACGCCGATCGGCTGGGCTCGTCGGAGGTGGAACAGGTGCAGCTGGTGGTGGATGGTGTGAAGCTCATGGTGGAGATGGAGAAGAAGCTGGAAAAGGGCCAGTCCATCGACGACATGATCCCCGCCCAGAAGTAG